The Dehalococcoides mccartyi CG5 genome contains the following window.
CACAGGTAACAACGTCCTTACACTGGTGGGGCAGGAACCATATACCCTTGACCCTGCCAAGGTAAGTGACAGCGGTTCGGTTACCTATATTTATCAGATATTCAGCGGGTTGTTGAAAATGGGTGATGATCTTACTCCTGTTGCGGATATTGCACAGAGTTGGGAAGTAAGCCCTGATGGGCTTACCTATACATTTTATTTAAAACCAAATGTGAAATTTCATAACGGCCGTGTCTTGACTGCTGCAGATTTTAAATACTCTTGGGAGAGGGCAGCCAGCCCGGCCACTGCCTCTAATACGGTGCTGACCTTTCTTGGGGATATTCAGGGCGTAACCGAAATGGTGCAGGGACAGGCAAACTCCATTTCGGGTGTGACCGTGGTAGATGACCTGACTTTAAAAGTAAAACTGGTATCCCCCTGCAGTTTTTTCCTCTCAAAAATTTCATATGTAACTGCTTTCGTGGTGGACAAGGATAATGTATCCCAAGGTAGTGACTGGTGGAAAAAACCGGTAGGTACCGGTCCGTTTATGCTCCCGGAACTTACCCAGGGGAATTATATTATGCTAAACAGCAACCCTGACTATTATGATACCCCGGCCAAGATTTCCAGTGTTATTTTCCGTCTCCAGTCCGGCCAACCCATGGATTTATATGAAGTGGGCGGGATAGATGTGGCAGGTGTAAGTGCTGATTATCTGGCCAAAGCCACTGACCCTGACGGGGTTTTTTCAGCTGATTTGCAGGTAGTGCCTCAACTTAGTTTTTACTATTTTGCCTATGTTACCAGTAAAGCCCCCTTTGACGACCCCAAGATTCGTCAGGCTTTCAGCATGGCGGTAGACAAAGCCCGTATTATAGAGCTAAGCTACAAGGGAAGTGTCAGCGTGGCTGAAGGCATTTTGCCGCCGGGTATGCCCGGTTACAATCCTGACCTGTCTGGGCTTGAGTATAATCCGGAACGTGCCCGTGAACTTATTGCGGAGTCTTCCTATGGCAGTGTGGAAAATCTGCCCACTATTACCCTGACAGCCTCAGGCTGGGGAGGGTTGCTTCCGGTGGAACTGGAAGCGGTGATTGACCAGTGGAGGCAAAATCTGGGGGTAGAAGTGGTGGTACGCCAGATTGATATGGAACGTTTCCTTTATGACCTTCAGACTGAAAAAGACAACCTCTACTATTCCGGCTGGGTGGCAGATTACCCCCACCCGCAGGATTTTCTGTCAGTGCTTTTTGAGACCACTTCATCTTACAACAGCGGAGATTACTCTAACCCTGAGGTAGACGCACTGCTTGTGCAGGCGGCTGCCACTCTGGATACGGAAGAAAGTATGCAGCTTTATGCTCAGGCAGAACAAATACTGATAAATGATGCTGCTTGCCTGAGCTTTTGGTTTGGCAAGAACTACGTGTTAGTCAAACCCTATGTAAAGGGCTACAAGCTGAATGCAATGGGTATCCCCATACTTACGGAAGTTACCCTTGAAGCTCACTAAAGTAGTCTGAAAAGCGGTCTGAAGGGGCGTAAGCCCATTCGGCTGTTTGGGTGCGGGTGTGCTTAAATAAAAAACCCTGATTCGGGAGGTAAAAATCCCGGTCAGGGTTTACTTTTGGAATAAATGGCGGAGGGGGTGGGATTCGAACCCACGGTTCCCTTTCAGGAACAACGGTTTTCAAGACCGTCACCATAGACCGCTCGGACACCCCTCCATGACCTTAAAAAGAAGCTAAAATGAGTGTTTTAGGCTGACTTAACGAGTTAACATAACTGTGATTTGCTAACCATTTGCTAACGGAATTTTTTAAAAGGGCATTTGTTAAATTTCTGCTAACCACGCTGCTAACCATTTTGTTTATCATTTGAACAAGTTGCGGGCATATTATACCTGCTGGCAAATCCTGCGTCAAAGCTGAGTGCTTAAACCTGTCTAAATGGATACCAGTTTTGACGAACTGGATAAAAATGTCTTTTATCTGGTATTTAAAAGATGGGTAGTTTTCCGGGTATTTCGTTCAATATCTATAAAACACTGTAAAAGCTCTGCGGTAGCATAAATGAGAATACCCTGTAATAACGAAGCCAGAATACCCAACATACCGGCGAAAACTGAAAAAGCCGTTGCGCTATCAATATGGATGAGACCGTCGCCTGCCATGATAGTGGTTGAAGCAATAATGCCTGCCAAAGTGATGAGTATAGCCAGTATTTTTATAACTTTTATTACCAATTGGAGTGCCGGGTATCTGCTTTTCACGTTTCGGGTTTTACCTTCCAAATTCGGGGTTTGTTTTACCGCGTTTTTATATCTGCGGTACGGGCAGGCGGGCAAGCCTGAATCGGGTCTGGTTTAATGTTTCTTTGACTGGTGAGTTTTATGAACGGAAACTTTTTGGAAACCGTTTATTTGGGTTGTAGCTACTTTTCTGAATTTGTATCCGCATCTATCGCACTTGAAGGATTGCCCCAAAAGCCAGTCCATTATTCTTGGCTGGGTATGAAAATTATGGCAATCACATTTCGGGCAGACCTTTTGAACGGGCAGGGTATGCTGTTATAAAGTTTTCAAATATCTCTAGTACTTCAGGGAAATTTGCCCGTCCGAATCCAATGCGGAAGTGATTTTGGCCGTAATTGTAAACCTCTGACGGCAAAATCATGATGCCTGTTTTTTCTAAAACCTGCTGGCAAAAGTCCAT
Protein-coding sequences here:
- a CDS encoding peptide ABC transporter substrate-binding protein, whose amino-acid sequence is MMKKILLIILSVCLSFSLLLSGCGYAPEDNTMPTGNNVLTLVGQEPYTLDPAKVSDSGSVTYIYQIFSGLLKMGDDLTPVADIAQSWEVSPDGLTYTFYLKPNVKFHNGRVLTAADFKYSWERAASPATASNTVLTFLGDIQGVTEMVQGQANSISGVTVVDDLTLKVKLVSPCSFFLSKISYVTAFVVDKDNVSQGSDWWKKPVGTGPFMLPELTQGNYIMLNSNPDYYDTPAKISSVIFRLQSGQPMDLYEVGGIDVAGVSADYLAKATDPDGVFSADLQVVPQLSFYYFAYVTSKAPFDDPKIRQAFSMAVDKARIIELSYKGSVSVAEGILPPGMPGYNPDLSGLEYNPERARELIAESSYGSVENLPTITLTASGWGGLLPVELEAVIDQWRQNLGVEVVVRQIDMERFLYDLQTEKDNLYYSGWVADYPHPQDFLSVLFETTSSYNSGDYSNPEVDALLVQAAATLDTEESMQLYAQAEQILINDAACLSFWFGKNYVLVKPYVKGYKLNAMGIPILTEVTLEAH